Genomic DNA from Solanum pennellii chromosome 3, SPENNV200:
AGGCCTTAATCccaaattaattagttatggTCAGCTTTTTTTACTTCTCTGCGTATTCATAAATCATCATTCATCACTGATCACATATGAATCCAAATCTTCTTAAGTATTCAGGATTAACAATTCTTTGCGAAACATTGGCTGAATCATATTCATAGGCacatgaaaaaacataaaagagaaaCGAATAAATATATTAGCTAAAATGGATCGAAATTCCGAATTAATATTCCTTTTTCTGAACAAAAACTATGCATTACTGATTAGAACAAACAAAAAGCACAAAATTCCCAAGCTTCTTTTATCATCTTCCTGAGTCAAATTCAGCCATCTAAAACTAAAACGGAAACAAAACCAGCAAACGATCGTGAAAcgaaaactgaaattaaaaacaacaaacaaactAAATTTTTCCTGTATGATGTGGGTTTCAAAATCACCACGATCCGAAATCGAATAATCAGGCTCCGGAGACAGAGCCAGATCGGTAGCGGTAGAATTTGCCTAGGACATGGAGAGTAGTAACGAATCCGATGAAGCATAGGCTCATCACGAGGACGACAGTCGGGCTGATCTTCAGACCTGGAGAATCATCGGTATAGAAACGGAGCATGTTGCTAGCGTTGCCGGAGCCTACTACAGCGTTACCACCACCACCGCCCGCAGAGGAAGAAGCACCGAGCCTGCGTCGTCGCATACCAGCCGTAGCGGCGGCAGAGCCACGGGGTGCGGCGGTCCCTGGGCGAGTGGTGGAGGAGGAGGTGGATTGGGAAGAAGAGCCTCGCGCCATTATTTGGGGTGGTTGGTTATGGGAGAGAAAGTGTTTAAGAGtgattattatgatgaaatttgAGGAAATGATGAGAGAGAGTGGGGTCAAAGCGTAATTAAATGGGAAATCAGGGTGGTTAAAATGACGCATgagtttgattatttttttttatttggcgTTCGAAGTTCATGTCTAAAGCTTTGACTAAATTCAAATTATACACTGTAGAGTTTATTTGAGGTAAAACTTTcaacaaaatttttattatattcgaGGCTCAAATCCAAAATCTTAAAGAATTCCATCATTGTACCACGACAATTTTCTTAGACAAGTTATCTTCTTCCTAGTTGTACCTTTTTTCTGTTCATTTGAATAAGTTTTCTTAAACTTGTACATGTGTTtatctaatatttttatattcttggGACTGTGATATTTATGAACAGACTCTTGCAACAATTCGTTTGGCAAAACTTACTTGGAAGAAGCTATCATTATTTctcgagaaaaaaaaatattagggaaaataaataaattattttttatctggAAGGGTTAAatcttatttttgaaaaaaatttcgGAAGAACTTATCTTCATTTGAATAATAACTTCTATTGATATATTGtttaaatccttttttttaaaaaaataaataataagcacatttaaagaaaacaaataatctTAGAGATTTAGTGTTTAGAcatataaattacattttaatattcatatgtgtatttttaatttttagattttgacaTCTCAATTTTAATGCACATTTTAATATTCAGTCATTCATATACAAAAGTCTTAgatttaatgaaaacaaatgaggcATTATTACATCACCCGTTCACTTAGCATATCGATATTTAGTGAGTTGGTCATtattacaatatgtgttcacttttacttgctatttatttttatttatcatttttgatatatcaagaaaataaaatcatttattttcatattttatctttaacaTTTAATAGTATtttccaaattattttttaaaatctaattaaatatcatttaataaataatataataaaatatttagatcaataatttattaaaagtgAACAAAGCGAGTATTTATAAATTACAGAAGCGACCTCTCTGCCTTCAACGTGAGGAGAACTCAAAAGTTTATCAATAATTCTTAAAGAATAAGGGCATACAGTGGCCATACCTCATAGATACCTGTCCATCAGTATTCAAGAATTGTGGAAATTTATCAAGATTTCAACTTGAAATTTGTTTTCAATTAGGTAATTTCTCTACCATTACTCGAATTCAATCATAGATTACATATTTGGGAGGTGTTATAAAGTGGTAGTCACCATTTGATTTGAATTCCATTCAAGCTCTTGAAATGGGTCTGGTTAATTAGGGTTCTTGAGAAGGGGAAAAGatgaaattatgataaaagCTGGAGTTTTTGGGTGTTTCTATGGATGGGGCAGATTTAGTATCGAACTTTtgtaagttaaaaataaaaaatttgatccaaatgattgtTAAGGAACTTGATTGGGTTTGAACATAAGTGAATAATTTTGGggtaaattattaattgatgcaagtaaacattatttttgtagTAAAATGTTGCCCTATTGTATGATAAAAGGTAATAGTAGCCTATGTAAAGATTCGATTAGCTAGGAAGGTACCAAAGGTATGTAAAGCTAAAACCTTCTTCGCCGTTAAGGCACAACCTTACTTATTCACTTGTCTCTCCTAAAAGAGTCAAAATATTATAGTTTACTTGATATATGTGAATATGTCCTCCACTTTCTACATGCCAAATACAGGACAATGTGTCTAATATGGTAAAATATCTATATTCTCGTCCCACTTTAACTTTCTTGTCTTCACGTTTTACGTCTATTTATTGAAGtcacaatattcatattacTCCTTCGAGTTGAGTACTCGTAATGTTTTGCATGACTGTAAGTGTCTTCAATCGAAATCCTTATAAGTCAAGTGGTATATCTGTCACGTGTTATATATGAGAATAAATGGCCATAACACAGATCCACTTGTATATTTGATTTCACTGGCAACATAGgcataaaataaaactaagaacGAACACTATCATAATTAGATAGCATGATTAAAGAAGTCAActgttatataaatattatacttgagaggaaaaatgattttatcattatcTACTTGTCATAGGCCTTGAAGGAATCACTTGATAAATTCTACCCTTACCGGGGGAGGGTATTCATAGGTTTTACTTGACACATATGCGTGATGTGATTCTGTACACATGATTGAGGCCAGACCATTATAATGAGCCTAAAGATTGTGGTGTACTCACCCTTGTGGCATCATTTGCATTTGGAGTTAGCTGGAATGTCATGTATTGGTTCCCTGACTCGAGCCAATATATGACACATATAGCCTGTGGGCAAGACCCTCACATGCGAACCCACAATGGGCGCCCTTGTGTCAGACCTCgattaaaattatgtgtatgaaatcataattttgagTATTTATGCAACACATGCCATATATTAACATAGATCCTCTTTTTAGGCCATCATGTGACCATTTGTATTAAAAATTGCCACAGGACACCACTTAGGCAAACTATCTGGTGATCTAAAATAACGAACAAGGTATAACACATTATATGTTAAGCTAAtgaagttattcatgagtttaaTTTCATATTGAAGTTTCTGATTGTCTATCCATAGTTGTTCATCATTAGCACTTTGGAGTATGATATGCTAATAAGATTAGTATATAGGTTAGAGTTCAATATTGTATATTTGTTACTTGTACGCTCATAAGTCTTTCATTTTGAAATCTGATCCATATGATCATCCATATGTGCCTACATATTCTGTCTGCTTTACATACCAGTATATGTTTTATATGTACTGATGTCCCTATGTTCGGGGGCGCTGCATTCTGTGAATGCAGTACTAGGTTTACAGGCTAGCAAACTTTCATGTTAGGAACCCACTATATATTCAACAATGCAGTTGGTGAGCTCCCCATATATCTGTAGAATGCAGCACTAGGTTTACAGGCTAGCAAACTTTCATGTTAGGAACCCACTATATATTCAACAAACCAGT
This window encodes:
- the LOC107013798 gene encoding protein transport protein Sec61 subunit beta-like, encoding MARGSSSQSTSSSTTRPGTAAPRGSAAATAGMRRRRLGASSSAGGGGGNAVVGSGNASNMLRFYTDDSPGLKISPTVVLVMSLCFIGFVTTLHVLGKFYRYRSGSVSGA